One genomic region from Muriicola soli encodes:
- the deoC gene encoding deoxyribose-phosphate aldolase: MYLKQYIDHTLLKPTATEADVTALCKEAVHYGFYAVCVNSCYVPLAKELIRDSKVKLAAVIGFPLGAMATEAKIREVEYCVAHSADEIDMVINLGWLKSGRYNEIISEIEQIKKVIDKGTLKVILETCYLSEKEIQLACELCLKGNADMVKTSTGFGPEGATLKAIRIMKDSVGDNAGIKASGGIRDRKTALEFIKAGASRIGTSSGVKMMEE, translated from the coding sequence ATGTATTTAAAACAGTATATAGACCACACTTTGCTAAAACCTACAGCCACAGAAGCTGATGTCACTGCGCTGTGTAAAGAAGCTGTTCACTATGGTTTCTACGCTGTCTGCGTCAATAGTTGTTATGTGCCTTTAGCGAAGGAATTAATTCGGGACTCAAAGGTTAAATTAGCCGCCGTCATTGGATTTCCCCTTGGCGCAATGGCGACGGAAGCCAAGATACGAGAAGTTGAATACTGCGTCGCTCACAGTGCTGACGAAATTGATATGGTAATCAACCTGGGATGGCTTAAAAGTGGTCGATACAATGAAATTATTTCCGAAATTGAACAGATCAAAAAAGTGATAGACAAGGGGACTCTTAAGGTGATCCTTGAAACCTGTTACCTTTCTGAAAAAGAGATTCAACTTGCTTGCGAGCTATGCCTGAAAGGAAATGCAGACATGGTTAAGACGTCAACCGGTTTCGGCCCTGAAGGAGCCACCCTGAAGGCAATCCGAATAATGAAAGATAGTGTAGGGGATAACGCAGGAATTAAAGCTTCCGGAGGTATCAGAGATCGTAAAACCGCTCTTGAATTTATCAAAGCCGGGGCAAGCAGAATTGGCACCTCTTCAGGAGTAAAAATGATGGAGGAGTAA
- a CDS encoding DUF1643 domain-containing protein codes for MVHKHLPSIKVKAVFSECLQFRYCLTLTDLRKNSQRTVCVIMQNPSIADEQVADKSVQFLEKLIFYKNLAEFKQVGRILIVNQFARIQTRDFKGRSADIGKDNHAYLKNAICSSDIVLIAWGKRNPFPERQEVILNLLRHVGEKVILSTKKHPSRGSYTDFIKPMLI; via the coding sequence ATGGTACACAAGCATCTGCCGTCCATTAAGGTGAAAGCTGTATTTTCTGAATGTTTACAGTTTCGCTATTGCCTTACTTTAACCGACTTGCGAAAAAATTCTCAGCGCACTGTTTGTGTGATCATGCAAAATCCGAGCATTGCAGATGAACAGGTAGCAGACAAGTCAGTTCAATTTCTTGAAAAACTCATCTTTTATAAAAATCTTGCGGAATTCAAACAGGTGGGTCGAATCCTTATCGTTAATCAATTTGCCCGTATTCAAACGAGGGACTTTAAAGGCAGGTCTGCGGATATAGGAAAAGATAACCATGCATACCTGAAAAACGCAATCTGCTCTTCCGATATCGTCCTTATTGCATGGGGGAAAAGAAACCCTTTCCCGGAACGACAGGAAGTGATTTTAAACCTGCTTAGACATGTGGGGGAGAAAGTGATCTTAAGCACCAAAAAGCATCCGTCGAGAGGAAGTTATACAGACTTCATAAAGCCGATGCTTATTTAG
- a CDS encoding RrF2 family transcriptional regulator, whose translation MLSNSSKYALTAVLYLADQTDETHKKMVKDLSIPTNIPKAYLAKLLQQLSKHKIISATKGPKGGYYLTEENKNLPVYRVIETIDGTQRLEACVLGIDECNSDHPCPLHQYVYPTRTALLQTLKEMTIGDLAKNLDEGATFLK comes from the coding sequence ATGCTTAGTAATTCCTCGAAATACGCTTTAACCGCAGTGCTTTATCTGGCCGATCAAACGGATGAAACGCATAAGAAAATGGTGAAGGATCTCAGTATCCCCACCAATATACCGAAAGCGTATCTGGCGAAATTGTTACAACAACTATCAAAACACAAGATTATTTCGGCCACAAAGGGGCCTAAAGGTGGTTACTACCTCACGGAAGAAAACAAAAATCTACCGGTATACAGGGTAATTGAAACTATAGATGGAACACAACGCCTGGAAGCTTGTGTCCTTGGAATTGACGAATGTAATTCTGATCACCCATGTCCCCTGCACCAATATGTCTATCCAACCAGAACAGCTTTACTGCAGACCTTAAAAGAAATGACCATAGGCGATTTGGCTAAAAACCTAGATGAAGGCGCCACATTTCTAAAGTAA
- the deoD gene encoding purine-nucleoside phosphorylase produces the protein MSTHIKAGKGDIAETVLLPGDPLRAKWIAETFLDKAVCYNQVRGMLGFTGFFEGKRISVQGSGMGIPSAMIYYHELIKMYGAKKLIRVGTAGSYQKDVGIRDVVLAMSASTTSSINDQRFHSSHFAPTANFELFGKALVYAEANNISIKAGNVLTHDLYYEDDIEDYKKWAEYGVLCVEMETAGLYTIAAKHKVKALSILTISDSLVTGKATSPEEREKSFKEMVEIALNIG, from the coding sequence ATGAGTACACACATAAAAGCCGGAAAAGGTGATATCGCTGAAACCGTATTGCTGCCAGGGGATCCTCTCAGGGCAAAATGGATAGCTGAAACCTTTCTGGATAAAGCGGTTTGTTACAATCAGGTAAGGGGAATGCTTGGATTTACGGGATTTTTTGAGGGTAAGCGAATTTCTGTACAGGGAAGTGGAATGGGTATTCCCTCGGCTATGATTTACTACCACGAACTCATTAAAATGTATGGAGCTAAAAAGCTTATCCGGGTGGGTACTGCCGGGAGTTACCAAAAAGATGTCGGGATTAGGGATGTTGTCCTTGCCATGTCTGCTTCCACCACCTCATCCATCAATGATCAGCGATTTCACAGCAGTCATTTTGCCCCTACGGCCAACTTTGAGCTCTTCGGTAAAGCACTTGTATATGCGGAGGCGAATAATATTTCCATAAAGGCTGGTAATGTGCTTACTCACGATCTCTATTATGAAGACGATATTGAAGATTATAAGAAGTGGGCAGAATACGGCGTTTTGTGTGTGGAGATGGAGACCGCCGGACTTTACACTATCGCAGCTAAGCACAAGGTAAAAGCCCTATCGATCCTGACTATTTCCGATTCTCTGGTAACAGGAAAAGCCACCAGCCCTGAAGAACGGGAAAAGAGTTTTAAAGAAATGGTAGAAATCGCGCTGAATATCGGATAG
- a CDS encoding nitrous oxide reductase family maturation protein NosD — protein MLSFFLSLLLSCGLAQNQTTIEVCPGCKVGSIKEAIAMASDFDTILIKKGTYNEFNILVDKPITLLGEASATIDGRDQGEIFRIVSDHVTIDGLKIINVGTSYTSDYAAIRVVKSQHFTIRNIVLEKLFFGIYLERSDNGIISNNKILGDALDEYNSGNGIQLWYSKNVVVEGNLVQGVRDGIYLEFADHITISNNHSKDNLRYGLHFMFSNDDSYTDNIFENNGAGVAVMFSKRIKMERNTFRRNWGTASFGLLLKEINDAEIIGNTFEKNTVGINVEGSNRINYLRNNFIENGWAVKIMGACYTNAFRNNNFIYNSFDISYNSKLNDNVFDQNYWSDYTGYDLNRDGIGDVPYRPVKLFSYIVNRSPETIVLLRSLFMDLIDFSEKVSPVFTPDNLADTHPLMKKRI, from the coding sequence ATGCTTTCATTTTTTCTTTCTTTGCTATTGTCCTGTGGTCTGGCTCAGAATCAGACTACGATCGAAGTATGTCCCGGGTGTAAAGTTGGCAGTATAAAAGAAGCTATTGCAATGGCCTCTGATTTTGACACCATCCTGATAAAAAAAGGGACATACAACGAATTCAATATTCTGGTTGACAAACCTATTACCCTACTTGGGGAAGCATCGGCGACTATAGACGGGAGGGATCAGGGTGAGATATTCCGGATCGTCTCAGACCACGTAACTATAGATGGCCTGAAGATCATTAACGTAGGGACGAGTTACACTTCTGATTACGCCGCTATACGAGTGGTGAAAAGCCAACACTTCACAATCCGTAATATTGTTCTTGAAAAACTGTTCTTTGGTATTTATCTGGAAAGATCAGACAACGGGATCATCAGTAATAACAAGATTCTGGGAGATGCCCTGGACGAATACAACTCGGGAAACGGCATACAGTTGTGGTATTCAAAGAATGTAGTGGTAGAAGGTAATCTCGTTCAGGGAGTACGGGATGGGATCTACCTGGAATTCGCAGATCATATTACCATCAGTAATAATCATAGCAAAGACAATCTGCGGTATGGACTTCATTTTATGTTCTCCAATGACGATAGTTATACGGATAATATTTTTGAAAACAACGGCGCCGGGGTAGCGGTAATGTTTTCAAAGCGAATTAAAATGGAACGAAATACGTTCAGGAGAAATTGGGGGACGGCGTCTTTTGGTTTATTACTAAAGGAAATCAATGATGCCGAAATCATTGGAAATACCTTTGAAAAGAATACTGTGGGAATTAACGTGGAAGGATCAAACCGGATTAATTATCTCAGGAACAACTTTATTGAAAATGGGTGGGCCGTTAAAATTATGGGGGCTTGTTATACCAATGCTTTTAGAAACAATAACTTTATTTACAATTCCTTTGACATCTCATATAACAGCAAGTTGAATGACAATGTATTTGACCAAAACTACTGGAGTGATTACACAGGCTATGACCTCAACAGGGATGGTATTGGCGATGTACCATACAGGCCAGTAAAACTATTTTCTTATATCGTTAACCGAAGTCCGGAAACTATAGTCCTATTGCGCAGTTTGTTTATGGACCTGATCGATTTTTCAGAAAAGGTATCTCCGGTATTTACTCCCGATAATCTGGCAGATACGCATCCTTTAATGAAGAAAAGAATATGA
- a CDS encoding ABC transporter permease — translation MRKILKYSFYDLIRSRWSYIYFLFYLLLGFVLFFLNNDVSKAVITLMNIIIVLVPLIGTIFGVMYYYNSREFTELLLAQPIKRSSIFLGQYLGVASSLSLSLVLGLGIPFVLYGLFRSDAIFDFSLLLVTGAFLTLIFTALSFNIALSNENKIKGFGYAVLLWLFMAVIYDGLFLITLILFEEYPLDTFSLVATMFNPIDLSRTLILLKLDISALLGYTGAVFKQFFGTNAGFVISLLMLFLWTLLPIWRLVYKAKRKDF, via the coding sequence ATGCGTAAAATATTAAAATACAGTTTTTACGACCTTATCCGAAGCCGCTGGAGCTATATATATTTTCTGTTCTATCTCCTTTTGGGATTTGTGTTGTTTTTTCTCAATAATGACGTGTCCAAAGCCGTCATTACCTTAATGAATATCATCATCGTTCTGGTACCCCTTATCGGTACTATATTCGGGGTAATGTATTACTACAACTCCAGGGAATTTACGGAATTACTCCTGGCCCAGCCCATCAAACGGTCTTCCATCTTCCTGGGGCAGTATCTGGGTGTTGCCTCTTCGCTTTCGCTGAGCCTTGTTTTAGGGCTTGGAATCCCGTTTGTGCTCTACGGACTCTTCAGAAGTGATGCGATTTTTGATTTCTCTCTTTTATTAGTGACCGGAGCATTTCTCACGCTCATATTTACTGCGCTGTCATTTAATATTGCCCTTTCTAACGAGAACAAGATCAAGGGATTTGGATATGCTGTTTTGCTCTGGCTTTTTATGGCTGTAATTTACGATGGCCTCTTTCTGATCACCCTTATCCTTTTTGAGGAATATCCACTTGACACCTTCTCTCTTGTAGCGACCATGTTCAACCCCATTGATCTGTCCAGAACCCTTATTCTTCTAAAACTGGATATTTCAGCTTTGTTGGGGTACACCGGAGCCGTATTCAAACAATTTTTTGGCACAAATGCCGGTTTTGTTATTTCCTTACTGATGCTATTCCTCTGGACACTTTTACCGATCTGGAGACTGGTATACAAGGCAAAAAGGAAAGATTTCTAA
- a CDS encoding c-type cytochrome, whose product MKSNVKIIVFLFSLLLISCGSKEEKKEGFSLDRSKSENTTEVETASDELPPSQRVTLDEKGVGLIKDITLDPEIDTEMAAEGEKIFMSNCTACHKLDKRFIGPSPIGIMERRSPEWIMNMILDPKLMTEQDRCAKDLMVEFNGAAMANQNMTIEQTRAILEYFRTL is encoded by the coding sequence ATGAAATCCAACGTAAAAATTATTGTGTTCCTCTTCTCCTTACTCCTGATAAGCTGTGGATCTAAGGAGGAGAAAAAAGAAGGCTTCAGCCTTGACCGCAGCAAATCAGAAAATACTACAGAGGTTGAGACTGCATCAGACGAATTGCCTCCTTCCCAAAGAGTAACTCTTGATGAAAAAGGGGTAGGGCTTATCAAAGACATTACCCTTGATCCCGAGATCGATACGGAAATGGCTGCCGAAGGGGAGAAGATATTTATGTCGAATTGTACAGCCTGTCACAAATTAGACAAACGTTTTATTGGCCCGTCTCCCATAGGGATTATGGAAAGAAGAAGTCCGGAATGGATAATGAACATGATCCTTGATCCTAAACTGATGACCGAACAAGATCGATGTGCCAAGGACTTAATGGTTGAATTTAACGGTGCGGCTATGGCCAATCAGAATATGACCATAGAGCAAACCCGTGCCATTCTCGAATATTTCAGAACCTTATAA
- a CDS encoding fasciclin domain-containing protein has translation MKTIVKLSFSLITAILLIAVIGCKNEAKGTNANNAGNSSSPEPKEQGQAFIEDDESKPTVLDIAIGSPDHTTLVAAVQAADLENVLVNAGPLMVFAPTNEAFDALPAGTVEDLLKPENKEALANILKHHVTPGKYSKEFLKKFKKLGQANDQNTIVEVKGDDVYVGGARIIASVDAGNGIVHVVDKVILPPAKE, from the coding sequence ATGAAAACAATAGTTAAACTAAGCTTCTCACTAATCACTGCAATTTTGCTGATTGCCGTGATTGGATGTAAAAACGAAGCAAAAGGTACAAACGCTAATAACGCCGGAAATTCATCGAGTCCAGAGCCAAAAGAACAGGGACAGGCGTTTATTGAAGACGATGAATCAAAACCAACTGTGCTCGACATTGCTATTGGATCACCAGACCACACTACCCTGGTAGCTGCCGTTCAGGCTGCAGATCTGGAAAATGTCCTTGTAAATGCCGGACCTTTGATGGTTTTTGCTCCAACCAATGAAGCCTTTGATGCCCTTCCCGCAGGAACGGTTGAAGATCTTCTAAAACCCGAAAATAAGGAGGCACTTGCCAATATTTTAAAACACCACGTCACTCCCGGTAAATACTCTAAGGAATTCTTGAAGAAGTTTAAAAAACTGGGCCAGGCCAATGATCAGAACACTATAGTGGAAGTGAAAGGAGACGACGTCTACGTAGGTGGTGCCAGAATCATTGCCAGCGTTGATGCAGGCAATGGAATTGTACATGTGGTGGACAAAGTGATATTACCTCCGGCCAAAGAATAA
- the hemN gene encoding oxygen-independent coproporphyrinogen III oxidase — protein MPNLIQKYNVQGPRYTSYPTVPYWDINSFSGKAWKQTLIKSFNESNKKDGISLYLHLPFCESMCTFCGCHKRITKRHEVEIPYIESVLKEWKLYCALFPEKPIIKELHLGGGTPTFFSAHHLELLLKGIFNHAEIASDREFSFEGHPNNTTREHLQTLYDLGFRRVSFGVQDYSEKVQKAIHRVQPFENVKKVTQWSREIGYTSIGHDLIFGLPHQQMEDIRETISKTRELMPDRLAFYSYAHVPWLKGSGQRGFKDKDLPTAEEKRQQYELGKKLLTEAGYFEIGMDHFALKRESLYKSFENQKLHRNFMGYTSSRTQLMIGLGASSISDSWYSFAQNVKNIEEYQHLVENDIIPIYRGHILSEEDLVIRRHILNLMCRMKTSWEDQSLKFNELDLVLDHLKEMEIDGLIDTKDNQLSVTEAGRPFVRNVCMAFDLLLHRKAPNKRVFSMTI, from the coding sequence ATGCCTAATCTTATCCAAAAGTATAATGTCCAGGGACCACGCTATACCAGCTACCCTACGGTTCCCTATTGGGATATTAATTCTTTTTCCGGCAAAGCCTGGAAACAAACTCTGATAAAGAGTTTTAATGAAAGCAATAAAAAGGATGGAATTAGCCTTTATCTTCATTTGCCGTTCTGTGAAAGCATGTGCACTTTTTGCGGCTGTCACAAAAGAATAACGAAGCGGCACGAGGTGGAAATTCCTTATATAGAATCGGTATTAAAGGAATGGAAATTATACTGTGCCCTTTTCCCGGAAAAACCAATAATAAAAGAGTTGCATCTTGGCGGAGGAACACCGACCTTTTTTTCTGCTCACCACCTGGAATTACTGCTCAAAGGAATTTTCAATCATGCAGAGATAGCCAGTGATCGTGAATTTAGCTTTGAAGGTCACCCGAACAATACTACCCGGGAACATTTGCAGACCTTATACGATCTGGGATTCAGAAGGGTGAGTTTTGGAGTACAGGATTACAGCGAAAAAGTACAAAAGGCTATCCACAGGGTACAGCCTTTCGAAAATGTAAAGAAAGTAACGCAATGGTCTCGGGAAATAGGATACACTTCTATTGGGCACGATCTGATCTTTGGCTTGCCACATCAGCAGATGGAAGATATCAGGGAGACCATTTCTAAGACAAGGGAGTTAATGCCAGACCGACTGGCATTTTACAGCTATGCGCATGTACCCTGGTTAAAAGGTAGCGGACAAAGAGGATTTAAAGATAAGGACCTCCCTACGGCTGAGGAGAAAAGACAGCAATACGAACTTGGAAAGAAATTGCTCACCGAAGCAGGATATTTTGAGATTGGGATGGACCACTTTGCTCTGAAAAGGGAATCTCTCTACAAGTCTTTTGAAAATCAAAAACTTCACAGGAATTTTATGGGATACACTTCATCGCGAACGCAGTTGATGATTGGCCTGGGAGCATCGAGTATAAGCGACAGTTGGTACAGTTTTGCGCAGAATGTGAAGAATATAGAGGAGTACCAGCATTTGGTAGAAAATGATATTATCCCCATCTACAGGGGGCATATTCTCTCAGAAGAGGATTTGGTCATACGCCGGCATATTCTTAACTTAATGTGTAGGATGAAAACCTCCTGGGAAGATCAATCCCTCAAATTTAATGAGCTCGACCTGGTCCTCGATCACTTAAAAGAAATGGAAATCGACGGACTTATCGATACTAAGGACAATCAACTTAGCGTTACAGAAGCAGGAAGGCCATTTGTCAGAAACGTATGTATGGCGTTTGATCTGCTCTTGCATAGAAAAGCGCCGAACAAAAGAGTATTCTCAATGACCATTTAA
- a CDS encoding nucleotidyltransferase family protein → MTLLLMAAGRGSRYGALKQFDGLGPFDEFLMEFSIYDALENGFDHIVVVTQKDNVKFLKEYLSARIPGATKLDVVAQEVKDLPDGVSYTGERTKPWGTAHAVWSARKVIDGPFSVINADDYYGKQAFKNAAKFVAGDSDPNAFGLVAYTLKDTLSPYGSVSRGVCKQDGNSLVSVEERTQIEEGEKGISDADSDTKFSGEELVSMNFWVCKPIIFDQIEEDIRSFFKEEENLEKGEVYLPFVIQAMLQQGKTKVEVIPSESMWFGVTYANDKETAMAQLKTMTSEGQYRSPLWK, encoded by the coding sequence ATGACCTTATTACTGATGGCGGCCGGAAGGGGAAGCAGATATGGAGCCCTGAAACAGTTCGACGGCCTTGGCCCGTTCGATGAGTTTCTCATGGAATTCAGTATTTATGACGCCCTTGAAAATGGCTTTGACCACATTGTTGTGGTTACACAGAAAGACAATGTAAAATTTCTAAAGGAATACCTCTCCGCCAGGATCCCCGGAGCGACAAAACTCGATGTGGTAGCTCAGGAAGTAAAGGATCTCCCTGATGGAGTTTCCTATACGGGAGAACGAACAAAACCCTGGGGCACTGCCCATGCGGTTTGGTCGGCAAGAAAGGTAATTGACGGACCATTTTCTGTAATCAATGCTGATGATTACTACGGCAAACAAGCATTTAAAAATGCAGCAAAATTTGTTGCCGGCGATTCTGATCCCAATGCATTTGGTTTGGTAGCCTATACCTTAAAAGATACCTTATCTCCTTATGGTTCGGTTTCCCGTGGCGTATGCAAACAGGACGGGAATTCATTAGTCTCTGTAGAAGAGCGCACACAAATAGAAGAAGGAGAGAAAGGAATTTCAGATGCCGATTCGGACACTAAGTTTTCTGGAGAAGAGTTGGTCAGCATGAATTTTTGGGTTTGTAAACCGATTATTTTCGATCAGATAGAAGAAGATATCCGAAGCTTCTTTAAAGAAGAGGAGAATTTGGAAAAAGGAGAGGTTTACCTTCCTTTTGTTATACAGGCGATGTTACAACAAGGCAAAACCAAAGTGGAAGTAATTCCTTCTGAAAGCATGTGGTTCGGTGTTACTTACGCCAATGACAAGGAAACCGCAATGGCACAGTTGAAGACAATGACCAGCGAAGGCCAGTACCGATCACCCCTTTGGAAATAA
- a CDS encoding universal stress protein, whose translation MKTIIVPVDFSEQSEYALKVAASIAHKQKAEILVLHMLELNEAMITSTEGFHPEQTVFLIKVAEKRLNEFLDKDYLKGIKLTPVIKHFKVFGEVNEIAEKHNAELVIMGSHGTDGLKEIFIGSNAEKVVRFSEVPVLVVKNELPDFKIDDFVFACNFKSESLGAFQKARDFASKLGAKLHMVYINTPGDNFLSDNDAYEKINKYLEMAGAGQEVTIYNDYSVEKGVLNFSDKINADLIGIPTHGRKGLSHFFMGSIGEDIANHSKIPVMTFKI comes from the coding sequence ATGAAAACAATTATCGTTCCAGTAGATTTTTCCGAACAATCTGAATATGCTCTTAAAGTAGCCGCTTCTATTGCACACAAACAAAAGGCAGAGATTTTGGTGTTACACATGCTAGAATTAAACGAAGCCATGATCACTTCCACGGAAGGATTTCACCCCGAACAGACTGTTTTCCTCATAAAAGTTGCTGAAAAGAGGCTGAATGAATTTTTGGACAAAGATTATTTGAAAGGGATTAAGCTTACTCCGGTCATTAAACACTTTAAGGTTTTTGGCGAGGTAAATGAAATCGCCGAGAAGCATAATGCCGAACTGGTTATAATGGGTTCTCATGGAACTGACGGACTTAAAGAGATTTTTATCGGATCGAATGCGGAGAAAGTAGTACGGTTTTCAGAAGTGCCTGTACTGGTTGTGAAAAACGAACTCCCCGATTTTAAGATCGACGACTTTGTCTTTGCCTGTAACTTTAAAAGTGAAAGCCTAGGAGCGTTTCAAAAAGCCAGGGATTTTGCATCTAAACTAGGAGCAAAATTACACATGGTCTATATCAACACCCCGGGAGACAATTTCCTGAGCGACAATGATGCCTACGAAAAAATCAACAAATATCTCGAAATGGCGGGTGCAGGACAGGAAGTAACCATCTATAACGATTACAGTGTGGAGAAAGGGGTGCTTAATTTTAGCGATAAAATAAATGCCGATCTAATAGGAATTCCTACGCATGGTCGCAAAGGACTTTCTCATTTCTTTATGGGTAGTATCGGAGAAGATATCGCTAATCATTCCAAAATTCCCGTGATGACGTTCAAGATTTAA
- a CDS encoding nitrous oxide reductase accessory protein NosL: protein MKSTCYLIVLSLVLLISCKPGPDPIQYGFDGCHYCSMTIVDKQHASEFVTQKGKVYKFDASECMINFTKDFDSSVIALYLVNDYNNPGVLVDATRATYLISENIPSPMGAYLTAFNSKEEANIARDINQGILLSWDELGQRLRN from the coding sequence ATGAAATCCACCTGCTATCTTATTGTTTTATCACTTGTCCTTCTGATCTCGTGCAAACCTGGACCTGATCCGATTCAATACGGATTTGATGGTTGCCATTACTGTAGTATGACCATAGTAGATAAGCAACACGCTTCTGAGTTCGTAACCCAGAAAGGAAAGGTCTACAAGTTCGATGCTTCAGAATGTATGATCAACTTCACAAAAGATTTTGACAGTTCTGTAATTGCCCTCTATCTGGTTAATGACTACAATAATCCTGGGGTTCTTGTAGATGCAACCCGTGCTACCTACCTGATCAGTGAGAATATTCCCAGCCCTATGGGAGCCTATTTAACAGCCTTTAATTCCAAAGAAGAGGCAAATATAGCCAGAGACATTAATCAAGGGATCTTATTGTCCTGGGATGAACTCGGGCAGAGATTGAGAAATTAA
- a CDS encoding ABC transporter ATP-binding protein, translating into MIRVDNLYKKYGKNEVLKGLDLQINPGGILAILGPNGSGKTTLIKCILGMVLPSKGSIHVLDMAVKDNWAYRSQINYLPQIADFPGNIRVNELFNMIKDLRQQPDRKQQLIDLFGLEPFLNKKLSTLSGGTKQKVNIVLTFMFDSPLIILDEPTNGLDPAALISLKELIREEKEKGSTILITSHIMQFVEEIAEEIIYLLEGKIYFEGSVVSLKKLTGQTNFEHAIAAIATSNTDA; encoded by the coding sequence ATGATACGCGTTGATAATCTCTATAAAAAGTACGGTAAAAATGAAGTCCTAAAAGGACTCGACCTGCAGATAAATCCGGGTGGGATCCTGGCTATTCTGGGACCGAATGGCTCGGGCAAGACCACCCTAATCAAATGTATATTGGGAATGGTCCTTCCCTCTAAAGGGAGTATACATGTATTGGATATGGCGGTGAAGGATAATTGGGCATACCGCAGCCAAATCAACTATTTACCACAGATAGCAGATTTTCCCGGAAATATCCGGGTGAACGAATTGTTCAACATGATAAAAGACCTTCGCCAACAACCCGACAGGAAACAGCAGCTGATAGACTTGTTTGGCTTAGAACCCTTTCTGAACAAAAAACTTTCAACACTATCTGGAGGAACAAAACAAAAGGTAAACATTGTGCTGACTTTTATGTTCGATAGTCCTCTTATTATCCTCGACGAACCCACCAATGGATTGGACCCAGCTGCGCTGATTTCACTTAAAGAGCTGATCAGGGAGGAAAAGGAGAAAGGCAGTACTATTTTGATCACCTCCCACATCATGCAATTTGTAGAAGAGATAGCCGAAGAAATTATCTACCTGCTTGAAGGAAAGATTTATTTCGAGGGCAGCGTGGTCTCCCTTAAAAAGTTAACCGGTCAGACAAATTTTGAACATGCCATTGCGGCCATAGCAACATCAAATACCGATGCGTAA